The DNA region tttcaaatgagaatagaaaaatcacgaGTATTTCTCTCCCCTCTGATGCGTAAGAAAAACATATATCAAATGTAATTCTGGACgggggaaaatttaaattttgggaaAATAAAACCATAGTTTTTTACAAAGTAAGGTAAAACAACATTGTTTTACCTTACTTTGTATTtcagcacaaaggtcgcccttATGtgtattcatagttttttacttaataaaaaaaatatttcttgttagAACTCTGTATCATTCTGCGACAATGCCGGTATGATTCTTCCACGGGAGATTGGAAATGATAAAGTGTGAAAAAATCTACTTGGTTTAAAGATGAGTTTTTTCAAGTGAACCCAATCTGATAAAACCTTGATTTTTCTGGCCAATCTTGGCAGACCCTgttacatagctgccaactctactggattttccagtagactactggattttccagtagactactggattttaCCAGTTTCTCCTGGACTACTACtgaaattctcctggtttttgttcattttagaaaattccctaaaattgattaagtttaaataaaagaaccctattgaaatagaaattttgtacAGATTATTACCTGCttgcttcaatatttaaataagcatttctAATACATACTGAATTGTaactcatttatagaaatcatttcaaaacttttttgttctaaaattgttcagtttatttttattcagaactctctttttaaattaatttaaaaaaatattttaactatctttgatgaattaaatacctatttatatttgaaattatgattaaacataatacatagtaacatttcaagtatgtttaatgtcaatcataactggaaaatattacagtttttctcttttcatgacaataaaaatctctaaaattccctatgtgtaaaattttcagtacattatgcaacaattatcatgtaatttacattaattcataaaatctactggattttttcctatagCTATGCTGGTATCTAGTGTGACACTTGTTACCTAAATGCTAATTATTAAACTgaagtactttgatttcaaaCTATAGAAATACATAGTGTAGTAactatattcattattttcttagttGTTAACTTAACTTGTTTCAAATAGAaatagaagaaacaaaattttaaaattattttagtttaataagtaaaattatatttagaattatttttagctaAAGTAAATTACCCTAAAGCAGGTACCCTTTGTGGTAAGCAATAACATAAAGTGGAAGTAATTAATGCTagatattttcaagtttttattgtttgaaatatttaaacgtaTCAAGAcaattctgaatcaaatttcAGTATGTTAAAGATTGTTAAAGCatgttaaagatttttttttaacaaacttttaaactataatctaaaataataattattattttatagaaagcAGGAAGAACCTTCACAACTATGGAGAACAGTAATGAATTTGAAGAAACACCTTTAAGAAGATCAAGACGCAAGCCTAAGGAAAAGAATACAGTTCAAAAGCTGGATGTGGATATTACTTCTATCAAAGGCATTACTGTTGTTGAAAATACACTTGTAAGAAGATCAGGGCGTAAACCCACGAATAAAAAGAATGATGACCAAAATTCAAAAACTGATCAAGCTATTTCGAATTTAAATCAAGATCAAATGTTAAAAACCTCAAAGAgtgtgaacaaaaaatttaaagtcaaaaatgaaatttcctcTCCAAAATTTGAACCAACTTCTGTTGATATTTCGGGGTTTGGTTTGAAAGATTTAAGTCCTTCTTTGCCTGagatggcaaaaataaaaacagaattagTAAAATCATTTGATATGCAGCCATTAATAGATTACAATTACACTATTGATgctcaagaaaaaatatcttctgaaaaaccAAAAGTGCAAAGGAATAGAAAACGAAAAGCAAGAGACCTTGTAGAGGATAGCGTATCGCctgaaaaaaacgaaaaaactgcgtctaaaaagaaattaacctCAAAAAACATATCAACTAAAGTTCAAGGGGAAAAGGAGCCTGAAATTTCATTTGAACCAATCATGAAAGAAAAactgttaatagaaaataataattctgctTTTATTGGCTCATCAACCAGCGAAAAAACGGTTTTGCAAGTTCTTGCTCAGCATGAGTTAGGTGCAGGCAGTGAATCACCTCCTAAAACACTGATCAAAGAGAGCTGTGATTCGAGTAGTGAGTCAGATTGGGAAGAAGTTGAAGAAAGAACAGAGGTGAGCCTTGATGATTACAATCCAGTCATTCCCAAAGATGGCGTAGAAATTACTATAGATTGTCCAGAACTCAATGTAcgcaaacgaaagaaaaaacagttcgaTCACATGGAATACATTAGACTTTATATTAATCGTGAACGAAAAGATCATCAATTAAATGTACATAAAACTCATATATTATGTCTATTAGCTCATGggttatttgtaaataatattctaaaccTGCCCTATTTAAGAGCTTTAGCACTTTCCTATCTGCCCTCAGATTTGTTAGCAGTGACAGCTGGTCGAAAGATAGACAAAGCGGATTCTGGTGTTATACGTAATGTGGTTTCTTGGTTTTGcgaaaatttcagttttgaaaataagcaGTTGCCTTTCATTGATTTCCAAGAACGTATGCCTAACTACTTTCAGGAGCGAAAATCCTCAAGTCCATCTGAGTACAATTTACTGTTCGTAGTATTTGCTAGAGTTTTAGGTTTTAAAAGTAGACTTTGTGTTTCTCTTAATCCTGTTAGtcacaaagcaaaaaatttattgaaaaaaccgTGCTCGAAGGAAAAGGTTGAGCGTGGCCCAAAGGAAGAGCTCAAAAAATCAATAGTTGCGACAAAAgacaaaaaagttaaatctgatatttcacttaaagaaaagaaacttcaaCTCCGGCGATCTAAGAAAGCTAAAAGCTGCAAATTAAGCAGCGGTGAAGATGAAGATTTTGTTGAGACGaactctaaaaaaatcaaacaagtaaaaaagatgtctaaaaatatttcaggaaaaCGATCCAATCGCAATGTCTTATCTAGTGATTCGGAGCCTGATACGCCAGAAAACCAAAGTTTTGAGGAAGATAAGATCATCTGCTGGTGTGAAGTTTTTTCTAAACCAGATAAACAATGGATTTCTATTGAATGTACTAATGCTATTGTTGATAAACCttatgatattgaaaaattacttcCAAAACCTGTGGCATATATTTTAGGTTATGATAATGATTGTTACGTAAAAGATTTAACCAAACGTTATTGCAGTGAATATATGacttcaactttaaaattaagagttgACTCAGATTGGTGGGAAGAAACACTTGAATACTTTGCTCCTccaaactcaaaattaaataaagacgAAGAAAAGAAATTGGAGGAAATTTTAGTCAACAAACCATTACCTAAAACAGTTGGAGAGTAAGTTCTTgctttgttttgtaattttgaaaaaagtgtcATA from Parasteatoda tepidariorum isolate YZ-2023 chromosome 2, CAS_Ptep_4.0, whole genome shotgun sequence includes:
- the LOC107442697 gene encoding DNA repair protein complementing XP-C cells homolog, whose translation is MENSNEFEETPLRRSRRKPKEKNTVQKLDVDITSIKGITVVENTLVRRSGRKPTNKKNDDQNSKTDQAISNLNQDQMLKTSKSVNKKFKVKNEISSPKFEPTSVDISGFGLKDLSPSLPEMAKIKTELVKSFDMQPLIDYNYTIDAQEKISSEKPKVQRNRKRKARDLVEDSVSPEKNEKTASKKKLTSKNISTKVQGEKEPEISFEPIMKEKLLIENNNSAFIGSSTSEKTVLQVLAQHELGAGSESPPKTLIKESCDSSSESDWEEVEERTEVSLDDYNPVIPKDGVEITIDCPELNVRKRKKKQFDHMEYIRLYINRERKDHQLNVHKTHILCLLAHGLFVNNILNLPYLRALALSYLPSDLLAVTAGRKIDKADSGVIRNVVSWFCENFSFENKQLPFIDFQERMPNYFQERKSSSPSEYNLLFVVFARVLGFKSRLCVSLNPVSHKAKNLLKKPCSKEKVERGPKEELKKSIVATKDKKVKSDISLKEKKLQLRRSKKAKSCKLSSGEDEDFVETNSKKIKQVKKMSKNISGKRSNRNVLSSDSEPDTPENQSFEEDKIICWCEVFSKPDKQWISIECTNAIVDKPYDIEKLLPKPVAYILGYDNDCYVKDLTKRYCSEYMTSTLKLRVDSDWWEETLEYFAPPNSKLNKDEEKKLEEILVNKPLPKTVGEFKNHPLYALKRHLLKFEAIYPPDAAPVGFLREEPVYARDNVCKLHSRETWVKEARVVRAGEEPYKIVKARPKWDRIAGVMRTDLPLEVFGFWQTDPYEPPTAEGGKVPRNEYGNVELFKPCMLPHGTVHLQIPCLNRIAKKLGIDCSAAVVGFDGHKGSIHPVFDGFVVCEEFEDTLIAAWEEEQVNAKKREEEKREKRIYGNWKKLIKGLLIRERIKLKYNVK